Proteins found in one Streptococcus mitis genomic segment:
- a CDS encoding TetR/AcrR family transcriptional regulator: MQESNKRLKTKRTIENAMVQLLMEQPFDQISTVKLAEKAGISRSSFYTHYKDKYDMIEHYQSKLFHTFEYIFQKHAHHKRDAILEVFEYLESEPLLAALLSENGTKEIQNFLRNKLHIMLSTDLQKRFMQLNLNTTELEYSSIYLTHALFGVCQTWIAHGKKESPQEITDFLMKMLGDIN; encoded by the coding sequence ATGCAAGAAAGTAACAAACGCTTAAAAACAAAGCGAACTATTGAAAATGCTATGGTACAATTACTCATGGAACAGCCATTTGATCAAATTTCTACTGTCAAGCTAGCAGAAAAAGCCGGAATTAGTCGTTCCAGCTTCTATACTCACTATAAAGATAAGTATGATATGATTGAGCACTATCAAAGCAAGCTATTCCATACATTTGAATATATTTTTCAAAAACATGCTCATCACAAAAGAGATGCTATTTTAGAAGTATTTGAATATCTAGAGTCAGAACCACTCCTGGCTGCTCTTCTTTCTGAAAATGGGACCAAAGAAATCCAAAATTTCTTACGAAATAAACTTCATATCATGCTCAGCACAGATTTACAAAAACGCTTTATGCAACTGAATCTCAATACCACTGAATTAGAATATAGTAGCATCTATCTAACTCACGCACTTTTTGGTGTCTGCCAAACTTGGATTGCACATGGAAAAAAAGAAAGTCCT